AAAGTCAAATTTCCTATTAGTCTTTATGCAGAGTAATATTGGACTTGTTTGCAGGTTTCTTAACTATTTATGGGTCATGGAGTTGCATATACATCTGTCATAGAAAAACTTTCTGCATTTTGTCTCTTAATTATCTTTTAGCTAGGAAGATACATGTGCTTTTAGGATGAGGAAGTTTGGAAATTAGTTGTTTGTCATAATAATCATTTTTTCCCTCTTATTTGGTGATAGAGCATTCTATAATCCATGCTGGTTCTGATATTGGCTTGAGACATTTCCTGAGTTCAGTTGTGGAGAGAGAATGTGTAGTTGGTTTCATATTCTTTATAATCTAGGATTCTATAGCATTCATTTAGTTTTTCTGTATGTTATAATCTTATATCCTTTTCCATGATGACATGATCCTTTCAACCCTTTGTGCATTTAGGTTTCATAGTTTGTGGTTTACGTAGGATAGATAAAAACTGATATTTGATGGACATATTGCATAAAATATGTAGCCTATAAGTTCTGTTTGATGATTATTCCATTATCATCTTTATCTTCTTAAACATTATGATTTCATTCACTTATAGGCTTTGTTTGGTCTGTGTAAAATATTTTCCTGGAGAGCATTTTTTGGTGTTTGTGTTCTATAGGAAAGTTGATGGTGGAAAAAGTTTTTTCCTAGTGGAAGCATGAATTAAGTCATTATTTGACTTCTACAAATTCATATGGAAGAACCACTAAGTTCTtgtggttgattttgtgttacAACTAGAGAACATAATATTTTGTTTGTCGAAAATTTTATTCTCCCGAGTGGTTTTTCACATAGATTTAGAATGTTGAATACTAATCAATTTGTGTTTTATTGCAGATTGcctttaaacaaattaaacgaGATGATTCTACCTCATCAATTGGCAAGCCACACAATGATGCTTTGATGGCTCAGGTTTGCATGTTAACCTTTTCTCTTGCATTTCCATTTTAATCTAAATTCAGATTAAGGTTTAATCGTAATGAATGTAGAAAAAAGTTGGCAGCTGTTTGAGCGCACAGAGAAATATGCACTTCCTTCAAAGCGGATTATTGTCTGTTGCCATCATGTTTACCAAGTTTAATCTTTTTTATGTGAAATTTTAAGTGTTCATTTATGTTTGCACATGTGCTCATGCACATGCACTTAGCATTGAATGGGAGCAGAATTTCATTAAGTGTGGTTGTTAAGAATCAATATTGCTTATTTTCTTGTCAAATATGCTCAtgtttatgaaataaaattatcatttgcTTGGAAATTTCTGCTAGAAAATATGAATATGGATCCTGTTTTTGACTTTATAGGTTAACAGTCTTCGGCAGGAGCTGCAAATGTTAGCATCAAACAGATCAGTTACAATTGTAACTGCAAGTGGGACAGGTTTGAGTTTTTAATACTTTGAAGAAAGatctgaaaaaaagaaaaagcaaaattCCCTGACATTCCATTTCTTGAGAAGTCCTAGAGGACCTAGACCATGTCTTTGTATTACTGTTCTTAAATTCTATTAACTACAGAACATATTTCTGTTTACCTTTCTTGAAGTTCTTATGATATATTGACCTTTGACTTTGCACTTTCTTGGACGTGTTATTGGATGTGTTCATAATGTGCAGGTGCAAGTAAATACAGTGTAATTGTTGTCATCGGTGTAGTTGGATATGGCTATGTTTGGTGGAAGGTGATGTTTTTATTTCATGCAACACAAGGCATCTTACTGAACTCCATTAATCCTTAGTCTTTTGATAGTTTGGTTGCTAATTTGGGAACTGGCTACAAAACTTCCCCCTACCCTCTTTCATACCGTCTTATCTTTGGCAATTTGCAAGAAATTTTTTTACCTGTTTGATGTTGTGCAACCTATAGATTTATGTTGCTCTGGCCATAGCATGCATCATTTAATAAACCATAACGGTCGTTTTTTGATTTGTTTTCTCTCTTGAAGGTTGTGGCAAGGTGGCTTGTTTTATTGTTTGACAACTCTATTTTTCTGGAACGAAGTACAATAAACTTAAATGTCTTAGAGTTTTTTTCTTGGTCATTAATCCCCAACCTTTTTGATGGTTTGTTATGAGCATCCGAAGCATGACTGCTTGTGTATGTATTTATGGTTAGACTTGCCTATTTTCCAAAAGTTCCATAGATGTTGCTCCTAATTTGAACTCTCCATGTCAAATAATCCTTACCTGATAAGAGTTGCAGTGACAATATCGTCAATATCATGAAAATGTTTGTGGGAGGTTTGTACTGTTGTATGAACAAATTCAGCGATTGAGTGCATATTGACTGTGAAACCCTCATATTTTATGTGAATGTGTATTGGGTGTGAAACATGCATGTATTCTTTAGTGGTGTGTTTCAGATGCATAATGTTGTTTGATGTTTtgaattcttttatattttcaggGTTGGAAACTTCCCGACATGATGTTTGCTACAAGACGGAGTTTATCTGATGCTTGCACTTCTATAGCCCAACAGCTTGAAAATGTTTATGCATCAATCAGggtgagctttttttttttttatatatatatatgtgttttgagttttgagtattttttcttcaatttatttAAGGAAGAGCTTAAACCTGAATCATGCTTCTAGCAACGCACAGCTGTGACCTACATCACCTTCATCTCTTTTTTCAATTCTTTCTTTTATCTTTCTTTTGTTGGAAGATACCTACCCACTATATTTGAGCTTCTATTCCTTTCACTTGTATTTTCAATTTTGCTTGCTATCTGGGATTTTACAAATGTtgactttttaaatatatgattgGTTGCTTCtgacatttaaaaataaagaggtTTATtagctatatattttttttttttgaaaaaaaaaatcttttatataTAGAGTACCAGGAGGCTATTATCTTCAAATATTGATCGCGTGGATTCTAATTTGAATGAGGTTGCTGCACTCACTGCTAATACACAAGAAAAGGTGGGTCCAGTTTAGATAGTCTACAAAACTATTTTGATATATTGGATTGTTCATACTTCAGACTTAGCAAGGTATGTCAACCTATTTAGGTTACTGAACTGTTAGAAGATTCTGGAAGGATTGGTCATGATGTTCGATTTGTTCGTGATGCTGTTGAAACACTGGTAAACTATCTTGAAGATGAGATTTTCttcatttaatttcatgaaTTCTTTTGTGTACAAGAATAAAGGActcatttgattttttttcttttcctaacTTGTAGGAACTAAAAATCAGTAGAATAGAAGGGAAGCAGGTAATTGTTATTAACTAATTATCAATGTCATGTGCTGTCTTATCCAGGATAAGTTGTTTATCTGATGGTCGCTGTCTATTATCTTTTTAGGAAATGACAAACATTGGAGTAAAGAAGTTGGTTGACTATGCCTACAATTTGGAAAATAACTTACTTGAAGAGAATACACAGGCATGTACCCAGCTTTTCGTTCTTTAACATATGCGATGAACCTGATTTGATTTGTTTTTCATGTCTGTTGTGAGACTGAATTTTTAGTTTATCTTCACTTCCATTGCTTTGTATGAGCGATGCAAagtaaatttagaaaatatattcTCATCTCTTTGTTAACCGTGGTTACAACTTACAACTTCTATGAATAGATTCTCTTTTTTGCTTATAGCCATGAGATTCTTCCATTAATTGTGTTCCTAAATTCTGTAGGCCTCATCATCCGGTTCACGAATTACATTCTCGTCAAAGgtaatattttatttccaaAATATGTAATAACTGCAGTTAGTTTGAGGTGGATGCATGAAATATCTATATttgtaaaactttaattttttaaattattcttttgcTCTTTTATTTGGTCACCAGATCTGTTCAGAACTGGTAATTCAGATTGTGAAACTGAATGCAGTTATCACTTGGCGTGGCTAGCCCAATTAATGTAttctgttatgatatgtatggaTAGCGACATTGAAATTGAGAAATTGGATTTAGCTTTAGTATAAGTTATTAATGAATTATGGAAAATTGcaatattttactaattaagAGCAATTTAGATTGGATTTGAAATAACAGTATCTTATAAATCATTTCAAAtctattttcaaaatttcaaataagATGCTCCTCATGGTTGTAAGCGAATATGATCATTACTCTAATCATTAATCAATTAAGcaagtatatatttttatcatattcaAATATCATATTTCAAATTCTTCCACCCAAACACACAAGGTTATAGCATTTCATTGACTATTAGGCTTAAAATGTCACGACTACAGCGCTTGCTCTGTTAATGGAGTTTGCTAATCACAATTAGTCTCACATTAGTGTGTGTTTGTACTTCCACAGACGTGCTCTTTGCCCCTTCCATCAAGTGAACCAACTTCTCCATCTGTTTCCAGTGGATCTCTGGAGGTTTGTTGACTTCCTGAAAGTTTAATCTGGATCTTTTACTTGGGATCATATGCAAGCAATATAATTCATGACAAGGGCTTCTTTCATGCTGGAACATTATTTGTACACTAGAAGATAGCTCTTTTACCTGAAATTGTTATCtacagtgtttttttttttttaaaaaaactattataTTTAACTCTTATTCCTTTCTTGGACTTGATCTTTTTTAGGTTCAAAGAACCCTCCACAGGGCTGCCTCAGTCACCCCCCAGCAGGTTGAACTTGAATTTTATTGTCGAGTAAACGTACTTGTTTCATGCTTTCTTATATGGCATCACAATGGATTAAATTGTGTATCAGGTGAGTAATGGGATTTCAGCAGCAGTCGAGGTTTCAAGCAATCCTGGGATTTCAAATGGTATACGTGATTTAGAAGAAACAAATAATGGATCTTCTAGTTGGTTTAAACCAATATTATTTCAGAGAGCATGGGGCGCAACAAATGCAGTAACAAGCTCAGGCAGACAGAAATCTTGATGAGATCTTATAACTTAAATTTATATGCGGTAATTAGTTGTAGATTGGGAGGTCTTCCAGGCTAGTTGTTTCTGGTTTTCAGTACCTTCCCATGAATATAAGACACCAGACTGGTACTGAATTTTGTAGAGGTGTTTATGGAGAGGTTGGTAGATATCATTCTTGGTACATGTATAAATTTGGTGCCTTTTGGGTCTTGGAAGGGGGAAAGATAAAGGAAAACCAGTtgcatattaatttttattatcatatgCCAAAATGGGTCGACTAATAGTATAATCTCCACAAATAGAAGAAACTCACTGCCTGTCGAGTATTCATGTCTTCTGCTTTATTTgcccctctctctctttctctctctctcgccccctcctttattttaaagaaataatttaaaatttatttatttatttgttatttgtgGGAGTCGAACTTGaattaaagtaaaagttattaTAGTACGttaaatttgtaatttatattAGCAATAGATGTTAATTGAAAACACGAGCGTGATGTCCGATTGTTGTGTTTTGGGTGTTGACAAGGGTATCATCATACTTTTATGCTTAGTTGAGTGTCATTAGGATTGAGAAAATATAGCTGGAAGActagataaaattaatattagaaAGTAGATTAAGCCAGTTGATTGATTGGATTGTGATTTTATAATTCATGAAAACGATGATTGGATTGTGTTGACGATGTATTTGTGATAAAACGATGTATTTGTAATTTATCATGTAAAAATTTTAGGaatgtatatttttaattaatattgaaatagTTCTGTTATTTAGTCTTTTAGTatgttatataattaattaaagtacGCTATATGTGATACAAATAATGAAGAAATTTTGTTGGCTAGCAGCTAATAAGATTTAATAAAGataacattatttttttaaaataaaatatatctcaattatttgttttaaatttatgttTAGGACTGTAAACTCTGAATTGTTTCGCCAAAAAATTTATGAGCCAGAGCTGATATGATTTGGAATATAgcaatatttttaagaaattttaaatccatttattttttgcatatattttttatataataagaaaattagtttaaagtttgaaattaatatattgtgaataaaatatttaataaaacactataaattatattgaataaataaaattgaaatataacgaaaaataacataaatcaaTTAATTTCGATGCGAAATTTAATATTAGTTTCAAATTAGATTTGAGTTtaataattcaaaatcaatttgatcAGAATTAGGACGGAGCTCAACAAAATTAATTCGAGCTCTCAGTTCAGTCCGTTCACAGTTCTATTTATGTTATGCATGAACATCGCCTCATTGGATCCCTTATCACTCCAGTTTTCTCCATTTCTCTATTTCTATGTCTTCCGGTTTCAGCCAGTGATTCATGAGCCAGCTACAGTATTTTGGCTAAGCTAAAATTTTGGATAAACCGAATTttgttataataaaaaataaattgaattattaaaaaaattgcttGAGAACGTCAATCAAATTTTGTTAACCCAGTTGCGCTGAGCAAGAACTTGACTATATCATTTCCCGCCAATTTACTACCTCGATTGGCGCGCAGATTCACGAAGAATCGGATGTCTATTTAACCTCCCCATCTGCTTTCTCCCCTGCTTCTGCTACTCTGTGACATCTCAGAGAAAGCTCGAAAAATGGAGATCGTTCGACCTCAGTGGAAGCCTCCATCCAATGACGTCGTTTCAACACTCCCTCTCTATCGCTCTGCCCCTGCTCTTGAAGTCAGACTCGAAGACTTCGAGCTCTACGCCATGGATCGCCTTCGAGGTCACTTTTCCCTCCCTTCACTACCATTTATGCTTCCTGCTTCTTTTCACTATTCTAGGGTTGAGTCTGATGGATAGTCCCACACATTGTATCTATTTGATTCCAATTTGTTGCTTGAAATTGCAGTTCTTAAAGGGATATCCGATGGATTGTCTCGCGGGAAGAAAGCAGAAGAAATGGAAAAATTGGTAAATCGTTGTTTAACCAAGAATGTTGAAGTCAAATCCCCCCCTTTGGGCCAAATCTTGTCAGTTGATTGCTTGTCTTTCTGTACAGGTAAATGACCTTTGGAAAGTAAACATGAAGCATCCAAAGGCAGTAGAAGTCCTAGACAAGGATGTTATATCTCACTTTGTTCTGCGTCTAGTGTATTGTAGAACGTACGCTTGGTGACTTGCTATTTTTAATTATGCCATAGCTATAACTCCTTAGAATTTTATACTTATTGTCATGTTTGTTTATTACATTTTCTATAGAGAGGACCTCAGGAAATGGTTTCTTTCCATGGAGACTGCCCTTTTTCGCTATAGATTTCGCCTTTTGGCTGCTGATGCTCAGGTAGGTAGTTtcattgattatttattttgcattttctttttcctATTGAAGGTACAAGCTGATTAATTTCACTTTGATCTTGATTTCACTAGAGGGCTCTATTGACAGAGTTTGGACTACCATACCGGATGGTTGCCAGGGCTGAATTTGAGGTTATTATTCTGCAACCACTTGTTCTTTGTTTCCTAACACATCTCACACATCAGTTTATTGGCTTTGGTAATTTCATGAAATTGCGAATATACATTTTCTGCTTCCTTCTAAACATATATAGCCTGTTTACTCTTTAAGTATTTGAATTAGAGTTAGATTTTATGTCCATGGTTCCTATATTACTGCAGGGCATAAAGGAAAAATTGGTTCAAGTTGCACGCTCGATTGGTCAGCCCATGCTATCTTGTAAGAGCATATCACTTGTTCTCTTTGTTGGCCTTTTATTTTCAATTGTGTGAATAatcacattttctttcttttctgttcTCAATTTTAATTCTGTTTATAGCTCGTTTTATTGATTCCTTGCATGTTGAATTCATCTAGTATAACAAATATTGTATATTAAGTTGTCAAATGATAGCTTTTTTTGAAACATCATCATTGACAACATGAACATTTGATTATGCTACCACAGTGCTGAAAATTTTGTGGCTTGTAGTAATTTTTGGgttagttctttttttttttaatggaattCAATTGGGAGAATTTAAAGATGGCAAaatttcttcttttaatttctCGGAACCAATTACGAAAGTTTTCACAAAGGTCCAAACTTTCTGAATTAGTAGTTCTATGTGTGCACTCTTGCTACTTCCTTCCcttatatttcaaattttattagagAAGTGGAAAAAGCAAGAACTTCATATCCTGTTTGGGAGttaaaatatgcatgtttactTTTCTTCCTTGCTACAGCTAAACCATCCCCTTGATGCTCTGTGGATTCTGTTTATGCAGCAGCTGAACAGTCCCAAGCCAATTTTAGTTTTTCTTTAACAGACCCTAATTTATCTGTATTCAAGGTTCTATGTCCGACTGTTAAACCATTTTTATTTGATCATGGAACAGCCTTAAAATTTGAATCTACTAGTTGTATATGAAATTTGAAATATGTATGGTTGTTTTATAAGCCAAATAAATGATGTTTTTGAACATTCCAACTATAATATGAATTCTTATttgttctttttcctttttgcaGCTGATGCCATATTCTACAAGGTTTGTTTAATTTTGCTTGATTACTTCATTGCATCTTAACaagtattgtattttttttccatTATTAGTATTGTTATCTATGAACAGGGGAATGTCATGGGCTTATGGAATATGATAAGAGCATAAAAGATCTTTACGGTAGCTATATGCAAATATAGTCAGGTGTTTATGTTACCATCATCCTGGTTGATGTAATTCGTTTCCCAAATTATCAGTCATATTAAATATCAACCACTTTGTTGCTTTGTGGATAGATGGAAGATGTGTTACTTCAATCCATACTAATTttggttttatgattttaaaatatttttgatggtTCTATAGTATTTCAAAAGCAAGGAGGCAGTGTGTCTTAGGAGAAGGAACTTCCCCATTTCTGAATCCTTGATGGAGTCCCATATTGGTATACTTTATGAAACTTATCCTTGTTTATTTTACCTGGTCCATTGAAGGTACCATTTGAAGAAGTTCCAGAACTTGTAGCTGGTCGCAAGGTTTTTATTTGTAAAGGGCATGCTTATGTTGCCATGAATCAGGTAAATTCTACTTTTCTATTTAACTTTCGTGTTTAAACCATAAAAGTAGCGGCTATCAAGGATGTGATAAATGTTTGTCTTTATCTTCTAGGTTGTTTCACTTGTTGTTACACAATTTCGAAGTCTTCTATCAAAGGCACTCATTCTAACAAACAGGTTACTATTATTGTTTTGATGGTTCAAAATATTCCATGCTTGCAATTTTTTTAATGCAAATATCTGCAGCAGTCTTTAAAATTCAATGAATATATGTAAGAAAATGACGTATGATTATGAAGGGAAGGTTTTATATGCAGAACCATATTAGGCCTGAGGTTGTGTTGCTGCATGTAATTAAATCTTTACATGGCTGCATAAGTCTAGCTATTTGGTCTCTTTTACACAAAGTTTTGCAATTGAGGGATTTTCATTCGCAGGAAATGGACATCAGCGATCAGAGAACAGGAAAAGGATCGCTTAACTCCTGTGAGCATGAAATCATGAATACTTGATATAAATTAGTCTGGTTACattttaaatatcatatttgGTGTAATGTTTGGGTACCTTTTTTAGATTGTGGAAGCCCTATGCTCAAGCTATTTGGGTCCTGATTATTCTCAGGTACTTTGGTTCCTCTCTATGTGCTCACTTTCAGTATTATATGCCACAGTTTCAAGATAATTTAGACATTTTGTTGACTGCTTTTACAGCCTAAAGAATTTGCCGAGATATCAATTAAAGACATTGACTTGGTAGCTAAGAGCTCATTCCCTTTGTGCATGCGTCACCTGTTTGAAAAAGTAAGTTCTGTTATTTCAAATTTTCTTACTAATTTTCTTCTCCTCTGGCTCTTTAAAGTTAATGATCATgcttttctttattctttttctatttttttttcttttctagtttACTTATTGTTCTTTGCCACATTTTGCAGCTCAGAGAAGATCATCATTTAAAGCATGGAGGGAGGATGCAATTAGGTCTTTTTCTCAAGGTTCTCTTTTGTGTATTAAATTATTGCTCTGCCTTGATGAGTATATGTATATTTGATGCTTCAGAATCATCCATTATTCTTCACATCTCTCCTCTCCCTTTAATTTTAGTCATCTGCATTGATCACACACTTTTTACTGTTTAATGCTTAACGTGCTTTCACATGTGTACTTGAGTCTATACAGTTGTTCTCTATAATTCTATAATGACTTGATCTGTACATACATCAGCCTAAGAGCTCCAATATGGCAGTTACTTATATAAGTTCCCAAGCcagttttttatttgaattaatacTTGCTGATTTTGTTAAGTATTTCCTTATTTACATTTTATAGGGCGTTGGTTTGAAGTTGGATGATGCTCTTGCATTCTGGAAAGCAGAGTTCTCACAAAAGGTAAATTTGTTGTCAAATTAATGGTAatattgtttttctttcaaaatgcCAATTCCTCGTGGATTTTACTGCTTTATTGCTATAAATTGTCTCCAGAAACAGCATTAtcatgttttaattttaatcatatttgtTACGTGTTGCTATAGCTTGCAAAATATTGAGATAAATATGTTCTGACCTCCAAGTTCCGTAATAATTTTTGCCCATCTGTGATTAATATGGTTAAAGTATATTTTACATCGGAATACCTCTTTCCACGATCAGCATGTGCATGCCGTGTTATTTAGGGGTACTATATTTTTGGGAATGAAAAATCACATAACAACTATTAATGGCTTTTTCTTTAACTTGCTGTAGGTTGGTGCAGAGAGGTTTGACAAAGAATATGCTTACAGCATACGCCATAATTATGGAAGAGAAGGAAAGAGAACAGTAAGATTTTTAACCTGTCTGCATTAGTTTCTTGTTGAGATATTGAATATTTTGTCATTGTCACAGTGGACTATGTTTTGGACGATGACATGATTTAGATCTAATAATGATATTATGATATCAAAAACAATGGCTGTGAAATTAATTTGTTGGAAACATTAGTagattgagattttttttttctctcaactAAAATATCCTTGGTAATTTAGTTCTTTTGCTTTCGTAAAGCTCCTTAAATCTTAACAAGCATTCCCTCTGCATCCAGGTATATCCATTTGTATGTGTGACTGTATATCatgattttgattaaatttcTTGTGCGTTCCTGTTGTTGCAGGATTATACACCTTATTCTTGTCAAAAGATAATCTCTTTAACTCCTGGTGTTGGAGATCATCATGGCTGTCCTTATCGGCATTTCAGGTCATTTCCCTTACCAACTTGGTCGTTTGGGACATGTGATTAGGCACAGCAGAAATAACTCAACTCGACAAGTGTTTGTAACTAGTCGTTTTAATAATCAACAATCCTCAGCTTTTTCCTCGTGCTGATTTTCCGATGTTTACTATCTGCCTCTGCCTGCAGTTCTCGTCCTTCATATGGACTGAGGAACATCCAGACTATGGCTAACCAACCATTTGGTATTTCATCACAGAGTTTGGTGGCAACTTAATGAgggttatattttcttttttgaagaAATGACCTTTGCAAAACAGTATATTTAGAAAAGTATTGTTCCTTGCTTCCAACTTCTTTATCTGCAAGTAGCTTGTTCCTTAAATTTGTTGTTACAATCAACTTCTGGTTTACACAAAAAGTCGTGGCGCTT
This genomic interval from Manihot esculenta cultivar AM560-2 chromosome 12, M.esculenta_v8, whole genome shotgun sequence contains the following:
- the LOC110627418 gene encoding probable DNA primase large subunit isoform X2 is translated as MEIVRPQWKPPSNDVVSTLPLYRSAPALEVRLEDFELYAMDRLRVLKGISDGLSRGKKAEEMEKLVNDLWKVNMKHPKAVEVLDKDVISHFVLRLVYCRTEDLRKWFLSMETALFRYRFRLLAADAQRALLTEFGLPYRMVARAEFEGIKEKLVQVARSIGQPMLSSDAIFYKVPFEEVPELVAGRKVFICKGHAYVAMNQVVSLVVTQFRSLLSKALILTNRKWTSAIREQEKDRLTPIVEALCSSYLGPDYSQPKEFAEISIKDIDLVAKSSFPLCMRHLFEKLREDHHLKHGGRMQLGLFLKGVGLKLDDALAFWKAEFSQKVGAERFDKEYAYSIRHNYGREGKRTDYTPYSCQKIISLTPGVGDHHGCPYRHFSSRPSYGLRNIQTMANQPFGISSQSLVAT
- the LOC110627418 gene encoding probable DNA primase large subunit isoform X1, producing MEIVRPQWKPPSNDVVSTLPLYRSAPALEVRLEDFELYAMDRLRVLKGISDGLSRGKKAEEMEKLVNDLWKVNMKHPKAVEVLDKDVISHFVLRLVYCRTEDLRKWFLSMETALFRYRFRLLAADAQRALLTEFGLPYRMVARAEFEGIKEKLVQVARSIGQPMLSSDAIFYKVPFEEVPELVAGRKVFICKGHAYVAMNQVVSLVVTQFRSLLSKALILTNRKWTSAIREQEKDRLTPIVEALCSSYLGPDYSQPKEFAEISIKDIDLVAKSSFPLCMRHLFEKLREDHHLKHGGRMQLGLFLKGVGLKLDDALAFWKAEFSQKVGAERFDKEYAYSIRHNYGREGKRTDYTPYSCQKIISLTPGVGDHHGCPYRHFSEENLRAALCRMGVNGSAVEDVMDKVRNRHYQLACTLTFEAIHGLSCDAGINHPNQYFSDSQKTLKVKSHSSEQRESTVD
- the LOC110628581 gene encoding uncharacterized protein LOC110628581, whose product is MALPLGKLTILVGAGILGSVLAKEGRLSNVTDLVSGAFKIAFKQIKRDDSTSSIGKPHNDALMAQVNSLRQELQMLASNRSVTIVTASGTGASKYSVIVVIGVVGYGYVWWKGWKLPDMMFATRRSLSDACTSIAQQLENVYASIRSTRRLLSSNIDRVDSNLNEVAALTANTQEKVTELLEDSGRIGHDVRFVRDAVETLELKISRIEGKQEMTNIGVKKLVDYAYNLENNLLEENTQASSSGSRITFSSKTCSLPLPSSEPTSPSVSSGSLEVQRTLHRAASVTPQQVSNGISAAVEVSSNPGISNGIRDLEETNNGSSSWFKPILFQRAWGATNAVTSSGRQKS